Below is a window of Leptolyngbya sp. CCY15150 DNA.
GGGCTTCCATGCTGCCTACGTCATCCACAGGCTCATCCACCTATCTTGCATCTATGGGACGCGCTGAAGCGGTTGCTAAGGGTGCTGAAGGCAGAACCCAAGAGGCGATTGGTAACGTAACAGGCGATCGCCAAGATCAACTGATGGGGAAGGCCAAGCAGGTTGAAAGCCAAGCTCGTAATGTAGTAGAAGATGCCAAGGATGGCATCGACAGTCTATCAGATCGCGCAAAAGCTGCTTCAGATATCGTTGGTGGTAAAGCCCAAGAAGCTATGGGTAATGTCACGGGCGATCGCCAAGATCAGCTCATGGGCCAAGCCAAGCAAGCTGAGGGAGAAGCCCGCAATGTTGTGGAAGACGTGAAAGACAGAATTCAAGATATGTTCAACTAAACGTCTTAGTGAAGAACCAGTGCACGTAGTTTTGGGGTATAAAGGTGTATAAAGTATTTA
It encodes the following:
- a CDS encoding CsbD family protein, whose amino-acid sequence is MQKIRRFCLATLAVVFTTMMTLGLGSATSWASMLPTSSTGSSTYLASMGRAEAVAKGAEGRTQEAIGNVTGDRQDQLMGKAKQVESQARNVVEDAKDGIDSLSDRAKAASDIVGGKAQEAMGNVTGDRQDQLMGQAKQAEGEARNVVEDVKDRIQDMFN